One genomic region from Nocardia vinacea encodes:
- a CDS encoding enoyl-CoA hydratase/isomerase family protein, with product MSTVLVSRSGSIATLVLNRPERLNAVSAELYRILVDELNVADCDSGIRCVVLTGAGRAFCVGADLKAHKSGTTTPAEQARYVELGQRACEQIQTMSTPVVAAVNGYALGAGAELAVSADFLVMAEDAQMGFPEVSIGTFVGGGVTNRLPRLVGLRRATDMLILGERFTGRQALDWGLAHSAVPGDLLLGSARALAETLAAKAPLALARMKAALHRDDPLDVALATEPRDLLALMATRDWAEGVAAFAERRTPVFEGR from the coding sequence ATGTCCACCGTGCTGGTCAGCAGATCCGGTTCCATCGCGACGCTCGTTCTCAACCGACCCGAACGGCTCAACGCCGTCAGCGCGGAGCTGTACCGGATCCTGGTCGACGAACTGAATGTCGCCGACTGCGATTCGGGTATCCGCTGTGTCGTCCTCACCGGTGCCGGACGGGCGTTCTGTGTGGGTGCCGACCTGAAAGCGCACAAGTCCGGCACCACGACGCCCGCGGAGCAGGCGCGCTACGTCGAGCTGGGCCAGCGTGCTTGTGAGCAGATCCAGACGATGTCCACCCCGGTGGTGGCGGCGGTCAACGGATATGCCCTCGGTGCGGGTGCGGAGCTGGCCGTCAGCGCGGACTTCCTGGTCATGGCCGAGGACGCGCAGATGGGGTTTCCCGAGGTGAGCATCGGCACCTTCGTCGGTGGTGGTGTGACCAACCGGCTTCCGCGTCTCGTCGGTCTGCGTAGGGCCACGGACATGCTGATCCTCGGAGAGCGATTCACCGGTCGGCAGGCACTCGATTGGGGGTTGGCCCATTCCGCGGTACCCGGGGATCTGCTGCTCGGGTCGGCTCGAGCGCTCGCCGAAACCCTCGCGGCGAAGGCGCCACTCGCGCTGGCTCGGATGAAGGCGGCACTGCACCGCGATGACCCCCTCGACGTCGCGCTGGCCACCGAACCGCGCGACCTCCTGGCATTGATGGCCACCCGGGATTGGGCCGAGGGCGTCGCCGCATTCGCCGAACGCCGCACCCCCGTCTTCGAAGGAAGGTAG
- the tnpB gene encoding IS607 family element RNA-guided endonuclease TnpB, whose amino-acid sequence MTNDATVLQAYRFALDPTEAQEQMLRSHCGAQRKAFNWGLALVKANLDQRAAERSYGIADVELTPPVNWSAYGLRKTWNGAKDDVAPWWRENSKEAYSSGLANLAAALSNWSSSRAGNRTGARMCFPRFKTRRTRLSCRFTTGAFGLTNTDRRHVQLPRIGVVRTHESTRKLARHIERGTARIRSATISFSRGRWFVSFSVEVERTHRAQTRSDAVVGVDLGITHLAVLSQPVPGISDECGMVANPRRLERAQQKLRRLQRRAARRRGPDKRAGTTPSNRWQRANAHVAKLHAKVANARSDGLHQLTTALTARFGTVVVEDLNVAGMLGNHRLARRIADAGWGEFRRQLGYKLGWCGGMLTVADRWYPSSKTCSNPVCGVVKAKLRLRDRVFCCDSCCYRADRDLNAARNLAALANRATGDDTSSPSCGATRNEPAGNPCKTNLVGSGYRHGKPHEGNAA is encoded by the coding sequence GTGACCAACGACGCGACCGTGCTGCAGGCGTACCGGTTCGCGTTGGATCCGACCGAGGCCCAGGAGCAGATGCTGCGCTCGCACTGTGGAGCTCAACGCAAGGCGTTCAACTGGGGCCTCGCGCTGGTGAAGGCCAATCTGGATCAGCGGGCCGCGGAACGCTCCTATGGCATCGCCGACGTCGAGTTGACCCCACCGGTGAACTGGTCGGCCTATGGGCTGCGTAAGACGTGGAACGGCGCGAAGGACGATGTCGCGCCGTGGTGGCGGGAGAATTCGAAGGAGGCGTATTCCTCTGGTTTGGCGAATCTGGCCGCCGCACTGAGTAATTGGTCGAGCTCGCGCGCCGGGAACCGCACTGGGGCACGAATGTGTTTCCCGCGGTTCAAGACTCGTAGGACGCGATTGTCGTGCCGGTTCACCACAGGCGCGTTCGGCCTGACCAATACCGACCGTCGGCATGTGCAGCTGCCGCGTATCGGCGTGGTGCGCACCCATGAGTCCACCCGCAAACTGGCTCGCCACATCGAGCGTGGCACCGCCAGGATCCGGTCAGCGACCATATCGTTCAGCCGTGGCCGCTGGTTCGTATCGTTTTCCGTCGAAGTCGAGCGCACCCACCGTGCCCAAACCCGGTCGGACGCGGTGGTCGGTGTCGACCTCGGTATCACGCACCTGGCGGTGCTCTCCCAACCGGTCCCGGGGATTTCCGACGAGTGCGGCATGGTCGCCAACCCGCGCCGTCTCGAGCGCGCCCAACAGAAACTGCGGCGGCTGCAACGCCGCGCCGCCCGACGGCGCGGCCCGGACAAACGCGCTGGCACCACACCGTCGAATCGATGGCAACGCGCCAACGCCCACGTCGCGAAGCTGCACGCGAAGGTCGCCAACGCGCGCAGTGACGGCCTGCATCAGCTCACCACCGCGCTGACCGCCCGGTTCGGCACCGTCGTGGTCGAGGATCTCAACGTGGCCGGGATGCTGGGCAACCATCGGCTGGCGCGCCGGATCGCCGATGCCGGATGGGGTGAGTTCCGTCGCCAACTCGGCTACAAGTTGGGGTGGTGCGGCGGCATGCTGACCGTCGCGGACCGCTGGTATCCGTCGTCGAAAACCTGCTCCAACCCGGTTTGCGGCGTGGTGAAAGCCAAACTGCGCCTGCGTGATCGAGTGTTTTGCTGTGATTCGTGCTGCTATCGCGCGGATCGTGATCTTAACGCCGCCCGGAACCTGGCCGCACTCGCGAACCGGGCCACAGGCGATGACACGTCCTCCCCGAGTTGCGGGGCGACGAGAAACGAGCCCGCTGGAAACCCATGTAAGACCAACCTCGTTGGCAGCGGGTACCGCCACGGGAAGCCCCACGAGGGCAACGCCGCGTAG
- a CDS encoding MerR family transcriptional regulator: MAVESEYTIDELARAADTTVRSVRVYHERGLLPSPDVRGRIGYYGSDHLNRLQTISRLLSRGMKLNGIRELLEAWDRGDGLAEVLGVNDQPVSEPTTVAAPGSPRAQRNQAPPELPEYVQQALAASGDPHEAYRVTNPRCGDLTTRLVDAGISARDAFELVERLRADCNQIADQYATQLFYFLAGQTYEQSGRTPKDRAKLESDLAIARLIATRATSELIDQAFARHSELPPA, from the coding sequence ATGGCTGTTGAGTCCGAGTACACGATCGACGAGCTAGCGCGGGCAGCCGATACCACCGTGCGCAGCGTCCGCGTGTACCACGAACGAGGACTCCTTCCATCCCCCGATGTCCGGGGGCGCATCGGCTATTACGGGTCGGATCACCTCAACAGACTGCAGACGATCAGTCGTCTGCTCAGTCGGGGCATGAAGTTGAACGGGATTCGGGAACTGCTCGAGGCCTGGGATCGTGGTGACGGATTGGCGGAGGTGCTCGGTGTCAACGACCAGCCCGTCTCCGAGCCGACGACGGTCGCCGCCCCCGGCTCGCCCCGCGCGCAGCGCAATCAGGCACCCCCGGAACTTCCGGAGTACGTGCAGCAGGCGCTCGCCGCCAGCGGCGATCCGCACGAGGCCTACCGGGTGACCAATCCGCGCTGCGGCGACCTGACCACCCGACTCGTCGATGCGGGGATTTCCGCGCGCGATGCCTTCGAACTGGTCGAGCGCCTCAGAGCCGATTGCAATCAGATCGCCGATCAGTATGCGACCCAACTGTTCTATTTCCTGGCGGGCCAGACCTACGAACAGTCCGGGCGCACACCGAAGGACCGCGCCAAACTCGAATCGGATTTGGCCATCGCGCGGCTGATCGCCACGCGCGCCACATCGGAGCTGATCGATCAGGCCTTCGCCAGACATTCCGAACTGCCGCCTGCCTGA
- a CDS encoding amino acid permease, whose translation MPTSGNLKHSINTRQLTMIGIGGVIGAGLFVGSGKAISAAGPSIVIVYLLTGLVIILVMRMLAELATASPETGSFSSYASRELGTWAGLSVGWVYAYHWCVTVAFEAIAGAAVADQLLPSVPTWLYSLIFMSALTGVNLTAVTSFARFEFWFAMIKVVAIVAFIGIGIAAICGLLPHYQAPGTANLLGHGGLFPNGSTPLLVASLTVFFSYFGTELVTIAAGEAQDPVSAVRASMRSVAGRILIFYVGSILVVVTLLPWNATEVTQSPYTAVLNLLGIPGAQTIMNLVVLTAVLSCLNSGLYSSSRMLFSLSRRGEGPRVLGRTARSGVPVAGVLAASSAGFLAVVANYFLPTGAVFTFLLSSSGAVAVVVYLCICATQIVGRRRKTAAQITALPVKMWGAPYLSYAVGVVLLAIVGGMAMSSGTRTPLALTLLVTATAVTAGLIHQRRAGAAQLATTE comes from the coding sequence GTGCCTACCTCGGGAAATCTGAAGCACAGCATCAACACTCGGCAGCTGACGATGATCGGCATCGGGGGCGTGATCGGCGCCGGTTTGTTCGTCGGCAGCGGCAAAGCGATCTCCGCGGCAGGCCCGAGTATCGTCATCGTTTACCTACTCACCGGCCTGGTGATCATCCTGGTAATGCGCATGCTTGCGGAGCTGGCGACGGCCAGCCCCGAAACGGGATCGTTCTCGAGCTACGCCTCCCGTGAACTCGGTACCTGGGCCGGACTGTCGGTGGGCTGGGTCTACGCCTATCACTGGTGTGTCACAGTCGCTTTCGAGGCAATTGCCGGCGCGGCGGTCGCCGATCAGCTCCTACCATCGGTGCCGACCTGGCTGTATTCCCTGATCTTCATGAGCGCCTTGACCGGCGTAAACCTCACGGCGGTAACGTCTTTCGCGCGTTTCGAGTTCTGGTTCGCCATGATCAAGGTCGTCGCGATCGTCGCCTTCATCGGAATCGGCATCGCGGCCATCTGTGGCCTGCTTCCGCACTACCAGGCACCGGGAACGGCCAACCTGCTCGGGCACGGTGGCCTGTTTCCGAATGGCTCGACACCCTTGCTCGTAGCGTCGTTGACGGTGTTCTTTTCCTACTTCGGCACCGAGCTGGTAACGATCGCCGCGGGCGAGGCGCAAGATCCGGTCAGCGCGGTGCGCGCGAGCATGCGCAGCGTCGCCGGACGCATCCTGATCTTCTACGTCGGCTCGATACTTGTTGTCGTCACGCTATTGCCCTGGAACGCAACAGAAGTCACGCAGAGCCCGTACACCGCGGTGCTGAACCTGCTCGGCATTCCCGGTGCGCAGACCATCATGAATCTGGTCGTACTCACGGCGGTGTTGTCGTGCCTGAACTCGGGTCTCTACTCGTCATCGCGGATGCTGTTCTCGCTCTCCCGCCGCGGTGAAGGCCCTCGCGTGCTGGGCAGGACCGCCCGCTCCGGGGTGCCTGTCGCCGGTGTTCTCGCCGCCTCCAGCGCCGGATTCCTGGCGGTCGTGGCGAACTACTTCCTGCCCACCGGAGCGGTTTTCACCTTCCTGCTCAGCTCCTCGGGTGCGGTCGCAGTCGTTGTCTACCTGTGCATCTGCGCCACCCAGATTGTCGGACGCCGCCGTAAGACCGCGGCGCAGATCACCGCACTGCCTGTGAAGATGTGGGGCGCCCCGTACCTGTCCTACGCGGTCGGAGTCGTTCTGCTGGCCATCGTCGGTGGAATGGCCATGAGCTCCGGTACCCGTACGCCGCTCGCGCTGACCCTCCTGGTCACCGCGACCGCGGTCACTGCCGGCCTGATTCATCAGCGCCGCGCCGGTGCGGCACAGCTGGCTACGACGGAGTAG
- a CDS encoding ROK family protein, which produces MTMLALEIGPDGFAASRVADNVGEDEIRRVPIPARAAWDTCRDLLLEAAGGEDVTRVGIGSAGPLDMAAGVVAPPGIAEWGAGFGIVAAVEKLFPNAIVLLALDGVCLGLAERNFGATNDVLDALAVMVSDRIGAGVMVGGFVVVGRTGNAGNLGHVLVPGFDELCECGGRGCLETVAGGISAVKWARAQGWQGTSVDDLVGQARAGDELADAALSRAGTALGRAIASVAALLDLDLVVIGGTLAVPGTSLWKALGAAVATHARLGYLTGLRVVPSELGAVGVLAGAGVLALTAGEG; this is translated from the coding sequence ATGACGATGTTGGCTCTGGAGATCGGGCCGGACGGTTTCGCGGCGAGTCGGGTGGCCGACAACGTCGGCGAGGACGAGATCCGGCGTGTCCCGATTCCGGCTCGTGCGGCCTGGGACACCTGCCGTGACCTGCTGCTCGAGGCCGCCGGCGGCGAAGATGTCACCCGGGTGGGAATCGGCTCCGCGGGTCCGCTCGATATGGCCGCCGGTGTGGTGGCACCGCCCGGTATCGCCGAGTGGGGGGCGGGTTTCGGGATCGTGGCGGCGGTGGAGAAGCTGTTTCCGAACGCCATCGTCTTGTTGGCACTCGACGGCGTCTGCCTCGGCCTGGCCGAGCGTAACTTCGGCGCAACGAACGACGTACTCGACGCCCTTGCGGTCATGGTCTCGGATCGGATCGGTGCCGGGGTCATGGTCGGTGGTTTCGTGGTGGTCGGTCGGACCGGAAACGCGGGAAACCTCGGCCATGTGCTGGTGCCGGGCTTCGATGAGCTCTGCGAATGCGGCGGACGTGGCTGTCTGGAGACGGTCGCCGGCGGCATCTCCGCGGTGAAATGGGCACGCGCGCAAGGCTGGCAGGGCACCTCGGTCGACGACCTGGTCGGTCAGGCGCGTGCGGGTGACGAACTCGCGGATGCCGCGCTCAGCCGGGCCGGGACGGCGCTCGGCCGCGCGATCGCCTCGGTGGCCGCACTGCTCGACCTGGACCTGGTGGTCATCGGCGGCACGCTAGCGGTGCCGGGTACCTCGCTGTGGAAAGCGCTCGGCGCTGCGGTCGCGACGCATGCCCGGCTCGGCTATCTGACCGGATTGCGAGTCGTGCCATCGGAACTCGGCGCGGTGGGCGTGCTGGCGGGTGCCGGTGTACTGGCCTTGACGGCGGGAGAGGGCTAG
- a CDS encoding GAF domain-containing protein has product MTSGAVNPWITIETLTPEAMSVASVGDAPRAFADWQRVLQRLMARTPALYDSLKTRSLIDAIRAARDEAEDVDLTLATGSGPHALRIRPVFGPGGDVHAVRLWMGSAGTTCPELPPAVGAIWDLDTQTIQQPIGATRLTGNSAEQHVPVMSIAELFHRISAFNRHAEVLDLLYSPRVGDKLQFEVTVTDGPERPGRWRISIRARADARTHGAWLLIEDVTSDNEPSEWPTLERVGLREAHRRAGTHLAIVQTERASISHWLTDPAPWIRWDYLFRPVDVFHPDDRVRLMALSDRLQSGDTAGVTVRALNYGGGYTPTSLLLYPYPGYPSRQLAIAQLVRVADDMPMLESGRNALETPQGQAPIGYDDQLQYRLAHRLKRSPVY; this is encoded by the coding sequence ATGACAAGTGGCGCAGTAAATCCTTGGATAACGATCGAGACGTTGACGCCCGAGGCGATGTCGGTGGCATCTGTCGGAGACGCACCGCGTGCATTCGCCGACTGGCAGCGAGTACTGCAGCGGCTGATGGCGCGGACTCCGGCACTCTACGACAGCCTCAAAACCCGGAGCTTGATCGATGCGATCCGGGCGGCGCGCGACGAAGCCGAGGACGTGGATCTGACGCTCGCGACCGGTTCGGGTCCGCACGCACTGCGGATACGACCGGTGTTCGGGCCGGGTGGCGATGTGCACGCCGTGCGTTTGTGGATGGGCTCCGCAGGGACGACCTGCCCGGAACTACCGCCTGCTGTGGGTGCGATCTGGGACCTCGATACCCAGACCATTCAGCAGCCGATCGGTGCGACCCGGCTGACGGGGAACTCGGCCGAGCAACACGTGCCGGTGATGTCGATCGCGGAGTTGTTCCATCGGATCTCGGCCTTCAATCGACATGCCGAGGTCCTGGATCTGCTCTACAGTCCGAGGGTCGGTGACAAGCTCCAGTTCGAGGTCACGGTGACCGATGGTCCCGAGCGGCCGGGACGGTGGCGGATCAGTATCCGGGCCCGCGCCGACGCTCGCACGCACGGCGCGTGGTTGTTGATCGAGGATGTCACCTCGGACAATGAGCCCTCGGAGTGGCCGACCCTGGAGCGGGTCGGATTGCGTGAGGCCCACCGGCGGGCCGGAACCCACCTCGCGATCGTCCAGACCGAGCGCGCCAGTATCTCGCATTGGCTCACGGATCCGGCGCCCTGGATTCGATGGGACTATCTGTTCCGGCCGGTGGACGTCTTCCATCCGGACGACCGCGTCCGTTTGATGGCGTTGAGCGATCGGCTGCAGTCCGGCGATACGGCGGGTGTCACGGTGCGAGCCCTCAACTACGGCGGCGGTTACACGCCGACGTCGCTGCTGCTCTATCCGTATCCGGGCTATCCGAGTCGGCAACTCGCGATCGCCCAGTTGGTGCGCGTCGCCGATGACATGCCGATGCTGGAATCCGGGCGCAACGCGCTGGAAACCCCGCAGGGGCAGGCGCCGATCGGGTACGACGATCAGCTGCAGTATCGGCTCGCACATCGCTTGAAACGTAGCCCTGTGTACTGA
- a CDS encoding class I adenylate-forming enzyme family protein, whose translation MDACDRPFLVSTDADPLLSFGQLEAWAETVARSLKKNGVGAGDVVVAELPNSPAFAVVMSAAWNIGAVFAPVDPRLSAREKQQILTLARPRVVVAPTLASIESPTLLWRKPFEPPAQLEWIPAPPARRGGWMPTVPAPTVHEDDRLILFTSGSTGAPKAVALSEANIAAGIAAVADHFALTPDDRTIALLPWAQSHGLFANLMATLRSRCTMVLPAAGEARQTHRLLDAAAPTWLTVMPMQLAGITAGLVASRKRARGMRFLRTASAPLSRLAAERAERLLDCPVVEALELAETSHQAAADPPSWERVPGTVGTPTGVEFRLAGDEIAGGRELEVRGTALFSRYVGNPAATAAAFTPDGWLRTRDVARREDDGRLRILGRLSEIAHRGNHAVAPVDVEAALDEHPDVVSSLATRVPHPHLGDDVAAVVHLRAGSQTTKRDIMRHCHAHLAEHQIPGQLRIVQRLPQLPNGKPSRRMAAQLFEAG comes from the coding sequence ATGGATGCCTGCGATCGGCCGTTTCTTGTTTCCACCGATGCCGATCCGCTCTTATCATTCGGTCAGCTGGAGGCGTGGGCCGAGACCGTCGCACGGAGTTTGAAGAAGAATGGCGTCGGTGCGGGTGACGTAGTGGTCGCCGAACTACCGAATTCGCCTGCCTTCGCCGTCGTAATGTCGGCCGCCTGGAATATCGGTGCGGTATTCGCGCCGGTGGATCCGCGGCTGAGTGCGCGGGAGAAACAGCAGATTCTTACACTGGCTCGGCCCCGAGTGGTGGTCGCGCCGACCCTCGCTTCGATCGAGTCGCCGACGCTATTGTGGCGCAAACCGTTCGAGCCCCCGGCGCAGCTGGAGTGGATCCCGGCCCCGCCCGCGCGCCGCGGCGGCTGGATGCCGACGGTGCCCGCACCCACGGTGCACGAGGACGACCGGCTGATCCTGTTCACCTCCGGTTCCACCGGAGCGCCGAAGGCAGTGGCACTGTCCGAGGCCAATATCGCGGCCGGAATCGCCGCCGTCGCAGACCATTTCGCACTCACACCGGACGACCGCACCATCGCGTTGCTGCCGTGGGCGCAGAGCCACGGCCTGTTCGCGAATCTGATGGCGACACTGCGCAGCCGATGCACCATGGTGCTGCCCGCCGCAGGCGAGGCGCGACAAACGCACCGACTGCTGGACGCGGCGGCGCCGACCTGGCTCACGGTGATGCCGATGCAGCTGGCCGGTATCACCGCCGGACTGGTGGCATCGCGAAAGCGGGCGCGCGGCATGCGTTTTCTGCGCACCGCCTCGGCCCCGCTGTCCCGCCTCGCGGCCGAGCGCGCAGAACGGCTGCTCGACTGCCCGGTCGTGGAGGCACTGGAACTCGCCGAAACCAGCCACCAGGCGGCGGCCGATCCGCCGTCGTGGGAACGGGTGCCCGGTACGGTCGGTACACCGACCGGTGTCGAATTCCGTTTGGCCGGTGACGAAATCGCGGGCGGGCGCGAACTGGAAGTCCGCGGCACGGCACTGTTCAGCAGATATGTCGGCAACCCTGCGGCCACCGCTGCCGCCTTCACTCCAGACGGCTGGCTGCGGACGCGTGACGTGGCGCGCCGGGAAGACGACGGGCGCCTGCGAATCCTGGGGCGGCTCAGTGAAATCGCGCACCGCGGCAACCACGCGGTGGCGCCGGTCGATGTAGAGGCCGCGCTGGACGAACATCCCGATGTCGTCTCGTCGCTCGCGACGCGGGTGCCGCATCCACATCTCGGTGATGACGTCGCGGCCGTCGTCCATTTGCGGGCGGGTTCACAGACCACCAAACGCGACATCATGCGCCACTGCCACGCGCATTTGGCCGAGCACCAGATTCCGGGGCAGCTGCGCATCGTGCAGCGACTGCCCCAGTTGCCGAACGGAAAGCCCAGTCGTCGCATGGCGGCGCAGTTGTTCGAGGCCGGCTGA
- a CDS encoding MurR/RpiR family transcriptional regulator, whose protein sequence is MDTNAETTTGSASFDELAVEIRRRMGSLSTAHKKLAQRVLSDPEAVAFMTVSELAAAVNVNEATVVRFANGLGLKGYPGLTRLCRERLQEQAQLLRRFDNLEHLMAEGVGVREQTVALDQANIARTFARIDDAMWDSAVDRLAHAPRVHVMGLRKCHAPAYLLTYLLRMLREDVSAIDATAGTLTDELRRVRAGDCFVAMSIHRYSLDTVRAAQWARQRGTHVIALTDTAVSPLAASAHDTFYVDASSASILRSMTAFTSLAQAMTGAVAQTLGHEVRTTLLEEEKLLEEFGVYAPD, encoded by the coding sequence GTGGATACGAACGCGGAGACGACGACCGGTTCCGCGAGCTTCGACGAGCTGGCAGTCGAGATACGCCGCCGGATGGGTTCGCTGTCCACCGCGCACAAGAAGCTGGCTCAGCGAGTGCTGTCGGATCCCGAAGCGGTGGCGTTCATGACTGTCTCCGAGCTCGCCGCCGCGGTCAATGTCAATGAGGCCACGGTCGTGCGCTTTGCCAATGGTCTGGGTCTGAAGGGGTATCCGGGGCTGACGCGATTGTGTCGCGAACGGTTGCAGGAGCAAGCGCAGCTGTTACGTCGCTTCGACAATCTCGAGCACCTCATGGCCGAAGGTGTCGGGGTACGCGAACAGACCGTGGCGCTGGATCAAGCGAATATCGCCCGCACCTTCGCGCGCATCGACGACGCGATGTGGGATTCGGCAGTAGATCGGCTGGCCCACGCCCCCCGGGTGCATGTGATGGGTCTGCGCAAATGCCATGCCCCGGCGTATCTGCTGACGTACCTGCTGCGGATGCTGCGCGAGGATGTGTCGGCGATCGATGCCACTGCGGGAACGCTGACCGATGAACTGCGTCGGGTGCGGGCCGGTGATTGTTTCGTGGCGATGTCGATTCATCGATACAGCCTCGACACCGTGCGTGCCGCGCAGTGGGCTCGGCAGCGCGGTACCCACGTCATCGCATTGACCGATACCGCTGTATCGCCGCTGGCGGCGTCCGCGCACGACACGTTTTACGTCGATGCGTCCAGCGCCAGCATCCTGCGATCGATGACCGCTTTTACCTCCCTCGCCCAGGCAATGACGGGTGCCGTCGCACAAACCCTGGGGCACGAAGTGCGCACGACACTGCTCGAGGAGGAAAAGCTGCTGGAAGAGTTCGGCGTCTACGCCCCCGATTAA